The Apium graveolens cultivar Ventura chromosome 11, ASM990537v1, whole genome shotgun sequence genome has a window encoding:
- the LOC141698391 gene encoding methylsterol monooxygenase 2-2, translated as MDSVIESAWKYLITHFSDFQLACIGSFLLHESVFFLSGLPFIYLERAGWLSKYKIQAKNNTSEAQEKCISRLLLYHFCVNLPVMLVSYPVFSFMGMRSSLPLPSWKVVSTQIFFYFIIEDFIFYWGHRVLHTKWLYKHVHSVHHEYATPFGLTSEYAHPAEILFLGFATIVGPAITGPHLITLWLWMVVRVLETVEAHCGYHFPWSISNFLPLYGGADFHDYHHRLLYTKSGNYSSTFVYMDWIFGTDKGYRKLKAVKSIEDEINAKQM; from the exons ATGGATTCCGTAATCGAATCAGCCTGGAAG TATTTGATCACTCACTTCAGTGACTTTCAGCTGGCATGTATTGGAAGTTTCCTCCTCCATGAAAGTGTCTTTTTCTTGTCAGGGCTTCCTTTTATTTATCTCGAAAGGGCTGGTTGGCTAAGCAAGTACAAAATTCAG GCGAAAAACAATACTTCTGAAGCTCAGGAAAAATGCATTAGTCGTCTCTTGCTATATCATTTCTGTGTCAACCTTCCAGTTATGCTTGTATCATATCCTGTGTTCAGTTTCATGGGAATGAGAAGCAGTCTCCCATTGCCGTCCTG GAAAGTAGTGTCTACACAGATATTCTTTTACTTCATCATAGAGGACTTCATATTCTACTGGGGTCACAGGGTTCTGCATACAAAATGGTTGTACAAACATGTCCACAGTGTTCATCATGA GTACGCGACACCCTTTGGACTGACTTCAGAATATGCTCACCCTGCTGAAATACTGTTTCTTGGTTTTGCCACTATTGTTGGTCCTGCCATTACTGGACCCCATCTAATAACTCTATGGTTATGGATGGTTGTAAGAGTCCTGGAGACGGTGGAAGCACATTGTGGTTACCACTTTCCGTGGAGCATTTCAAATTTCTTGCCTCTATATGGCGG AGCTGATTTCCATGACTATCATCACCGGCTTCTCTATACCAAGTCTGGAAATTACTCATCCACTTTCGTTTACATGGACTG GATATTTGGTACTGATAAGGGTTACAGAAAGCTGAAGGCTGTTAAGAGCATTGAAGATGAGATCAATGCCAAGCAAATGTAG